Proteins encoded in a region of the Scyliorhinus canicula chromosome 2, sScyCan1.1, whole genome shotgun sequence genome:
- the lin52 gene encoding protein lin-52 homolog isoform X2, with translation MSSGADLEQSLLSFEKLDRASPDLWPEQMPGVAEFAASFKSPITSSPPKWMAELEKDDIDMLKELGSLTTANLMEKVRGLQNLAYQLGLDE, from the exons ATGTCATCAGGTGCAGATTTGGAGCAATCTTTACTGAGCTTCGAGAAATTAGATCGAGCTTCACCAGATCTATGGCCAGAACAAA TGCCAGGGGTTGCAGAGTTTGCAGCATCTTTCAAAAGT CCTATTACCAGCTCTCCACCCAAATGGATGGCAGAACTTGAGAAGGATGATATTGACATGCTTAAAG AGTTAGGAAGTCTTACTACTGCTAACTTAATGGAGAAGGTACGAGGACTACAGAATCTTGCTTACCAGTTAGGATTGGATGAAT AG
- the lin52 gene encoding protein lin-52 homolog isoform X3: MSSGADLEQSLLSFEKLDRASPDLWPEQMPGVAEFAASFKSPITSSPPKWMAELEKDDIDMLKELGSLTTANLMEKVRGLQNLAYQLGLDE; encoded by the exons ATGTCATCAGGTGCAGATTTGGAGCAATCTTTACTGAGCTTCGAGAAATTAGATCGAGCTTCACCAGATCTATGGCCAGAACAAA TGCCAGGGGTTGCAGAGTTTGCAGCATCTTTCAAAAGT CCTATTACCAGCTCTCCACCCAAATGGATGGCAGAACTTGAGAAGGATGATATTGACATGCTTAAAG AGTTAGGAAGTCTTACTACTGCTAACTTAATGGAGAAGGTACGAGGACTACAGAATCTTGCTTACCAGTTAGGATTGGATGAAT aa